The Pleurodeles waltl isolate 20211129_DDA chromosome 6, aPleWal1.hap1.20221129, whole genome shotgun sequence genome has a segment encoding these proteins:
- the LTB4R gene encoding leukotriene B4 receptor 1 — protein sequence MASFPTSSTYLNASFFNSTSALPPPKGPSSSPTLGIAILSVALIVGVPGNLFIIWTILAIMKKRTVTCLLILHLAVADTVVLLTAPLFIHLLATGYWAFGAAICKICHYIGCLSMYASIFLIACMSLDRFLAVAKPYVSQKVRTKLVVLEIILGIWILSFLLAIPMPFYRVIFINPANGWPVCIPFHSSSRHIIFQYLFETLFGFIIPYAAILTSYIYIGLRLKSAQFQRKRKTGRLITVIMLTFGIFWLPYHAINVIQVLGNMASGPAADSLKGVAKRVRPTVTALAFLSSSVNPILYAFAGSSFIKSAGLGFMAKLFEGTASEASSIRKASQAFQRQRSRNDSVELEKMEVNPKSRNTSTTMSRSTTGCGTP from the coding sequence ATGGCCAGCTTTCCTACCAGCTCCACCTACCTCAACGCCTCTTTCTTCAATAGCACTTCGGCGCTGCCGCCTCCAAAAGGACCGAGCTCCTCACCAACGCTGGGCATTGCCATCCTCTCCGTGGCACTGATCGTCGGAGTTCCTGGCAATTTGTTCATCATATGGACCATCTTGGCCATCATGAAAAAGCGCACCGTCACCTGCCTCCTGATTCTGCACCTGGCTGTGGCCGACACAGTAGTGTTACTCACAGCCCCACTCTTTATCCATCTTCTGGCCACGGGCTACTGGGCCTTTGGTGCTGCCATCTGCAAGATCTGTCACTACATCGGTTGCCTGAGCATGTATGCCAGCATCTTTCTCATCGCCTGTATGAGCCTGGATCGTTTTCTTGCTGTGGCCAAGCCGTATGTGTCACAGAAGGTACGCACCAAATTGGTGGTCTTGGAGATCATACTGGGCATCTGGATTCTGTCGTTCCTGTTAGCCATACCAATGCCCTTTTATAGGGTGATTTTCATCAATCCGGCCAATGGTTGGCCAGTCTGCATTCCATTCCATAGCAGTTCCAGACACATCATTTTCCAGTACCTTTTTGAGACGCTATTTGGCTTCATTATTCCCTATGCAGCCATTCTTACCAGTTACATCTATATAGGTCTGCGGTTAAAAAGTGCTCAGTTTCAGCGCAAACGTAAGACTGGGCGCCTTATCACTGTTATTATGCTGACCTTTGGCATTTTCTGGCTTCCCTACCATGCTATCAACGTTATCCAAGTCCTTGGAAATATGGCATCAGGACCTGCTGCGGACAGCCTGAAAGGGGTGGCCAAGAGAGTTCGCCCCACCGTTACAGCACTGGCCTTCCTGAGCAGCAGTGTCAACCCCATCCTCTATGCCTTCGCTGGCAGCTCCTTTATCAAGTCCGCCGGGCTGGGGTTCATGGCCAAGCTCTTTGAAGGCACAGCCTCTGAGGCCTCCAGTATACGGAAGGCATCTCAGGCTTTCCAGCGGCAGCGCAGCAGGAATGATtctgtggagttggagaaaatggaaGTAAATCCAAAAAGCAGAAACACTTCTACAACCATGTCACGGTCAACCACGGGATGTGGTACTCCCTGA